Proteins encoded within one genomic window of Miscanthus floridulus cultivar M001 unplaced genomic scaffold, ASM1932011v1 fs_214_3_4, whole genome shotgun sequence:
- the LOC136530823 gene encoding dirigent protein 22-like — translation MIVNFKPKRYFSRTPNHINRFRPRRASARAMAAASMFLLVLASAATVAALASAAGGDNDKETHIKLYWHDVASGASPTVVEVARAAVTNTSKSFFGAVMVIDDPLTEGPDLNSSSSSSSSGLLGRAQGTYISAGKDELSLLMNMNFVFQAGKYNGSSVAIMGRNAVFDAVREMAVVGGTGVFRMARGYAQARTHTFDLKTGDATVEYNLFIRQ, via the coding sequence atgatcgtaaatttcaaACCAAAACGATATTTTTCTCGTACACCAAACCACATTAATCGTTTCCGCCCCAGGCGAGCAAGCGCGCGCGCCATGGCGGCCGCCTCGAtgttcctcctcgtcctcgcctcGGCGGCCACCGTCGCGGCGCTGGCATCCGCGGCGGGCGGCGACAACGACAAGGAGACGCACATCAAGCTGTACTGGCACGACGTGGCGAGCGGCGCGAGCCCGACGGTGGTGGAGGTGGCGCGCGCCGCCGTGACCAACACCTCCAAGAGCTTCTTCGGCGCCGTGATGGTGATCGACGACCCGCTCACCGAGGGCCCCGACCtcaactcctcctcctcctcctcctcctccggcctcCTCGGGCGCGCGCAGGGCACCTACATCAGCGCCGGCAAGGACGAGTTGTCCCTGCTCATGAACATGAACTTCGTGTTCCAGGCGGGAAAGTACAACGGCAGCAGCGTCGCCATCATGGGCCGGAACGCCGTGTTCGACGCCGTCCGGGAGATGGCCGTCGTGGGCGGCACGGGCGTGTTCAGGATGGCGCGCGGGTACGCGCAGGCCCGGACGCACACCTTCGACCTCAAGACCGGCGACGCCACCGTCGAGTACAACCTCTTCATCAGGCAATGA